The Malus domestica chromosome 10, GDT2T_hap1 genome contains a region encoding:
- the LOC139188440 gene encoding serine carboxypeptidase-like 20 produces MIKYHKNLTAKGYRALIYSGDHDMCVPFTGSEAWTRSLGYKIVDEWRPWTSNGQVAGYTQGYENNLTFLTVKGSGHTVPEYKPREAFDLFSRFLAGKPQ; encoded by the exons ATGATCAAGTACCACAAGAACCTCACTGCAAAGGGTTATCGGGCACTTATATATAG CGGTGATCATGATATGTGTGTTCCTTTCACTGGGAGTGAAGCATGGACTAGATCACTTGGTTATAAGATTGTGGATGAATGGAGGCCATGGACTTCGAACGGACAAGTTGCTGG GTACACACAGGGTTACGAGAATAACCTCACCTTTCTAACTGTAAAG GGGTCTGGACATACGGTTCCAGAGTACAAACCACGAGAGGCGTTTGATTTGTTTAGCCGGTTTTTGGCTGGAAAACCACAATAA
- the LOC114819186 gene encoding uncharacterized protein — protein MSEIYGQLLPLISMSLESGHEPAVKLLQCLAVVSFFGATNSEETETAMQVVWNFISAPESAKELLPEVLVAGIYSWMFLLTSMEGWRLSYNCWNGAISYFCNLLERADKSVCVAATEALALIFETGSLDKFWRSEEKVPSSIKYSDLQQLLTENVLTKLKSVYPNMRGDVNAAKKVRQIIIYFQNFCCPGASVAVNGIDLKLSSWYQMIQWQFLKGFIADGFELHMKENEKLWRVFNFDPYEVAEVGEELYASTTDKSRTRFFLPKERDPYLLTKEATKKERVWRNSHLDKARTQLMNKQRRLSQELNSWI, from the coding sequence ATGTCCGAAATCTACGGACAGTTGCTTCCCCTGATTTCCATGTCTCTGGAATCGGGACATGAACCGGCGGTGAAGCTGCTGCAATGCTTGGCTGTTGTGAGTTTCTTTGGTGCAACTAACTCGGAGGAGACTGAAACTGCAATGCAGGTTGTTTGGAATTTTATCAGTGCTCCGGAATCTGCGAAAGAGCTTTTGCCAGAGGTTCTGGTTGCCGGAATATATTCTTGGATGTTTCTTCTTACAAGCATGGAGGGATGGCGGCTCAGCTACAACTGCTGGAATGGGGCGATTTCTTACTTCTGTAATCTGTTAGAGCGCGCCGATAAATCAGTATGTGTGGCGGCTACTGAAGCTCTAGCTTTGATATTTGAGACTGGTAGTTTGGACAAGTTCTGGAGATCTGAAGAAAAGGTTCCGAGCTCGATCAAGTATTCGGATTTGCAACAATTGCTGACAGAGAATGTTTTGACGAAACTCAAGTCTGTTTACCCAAACATGAGAGGTGATGTGAATGCTGCGAAGAAAGTCCGccaaattattatttattttcagaatTTTTGCTGCCCGGGAGCATCTGTAGCGGTCAATGGGATTGATCTGAAGTTATCGTCATGGTACCAGATGATTCAGTGGCAGTTTTTGAAGGGTTTTATAGCTGATGGGTTTGAACTAcacatgaaggaaaatgagAAGCTGTGGAGGGTGTTCAATTTTGATCCATACGAAGTCGCCGAGGTTGGTGAAGAATTGTATGCGTCTACTACTGATAAGAGCAGGACCCGTTTCTTTTTACCGAAAGAAAGAGATCCGTACTTGCTAACGAAGGAAGCTACAAAGAAGGAGAGGGTTTGGAGGAACTCTCATTTGGACAAGGCGAGAACGCAGTTGATGAACAAACAACGCCGTTTGTCGCAGGAACTGAACAGCTGGATCTAG
- the LOC103445522 gene encoding serine carboxypeptidase-like 20, with translation MSSSFRRLGETERPLAVRKRMFGRAWPLRAPVRDGIVPTWPELMDSESVPCINDEVATEWLNNETVRKAIHAETDFSWELCTSRIEFYHDSGSMIKYHKNLTAKGYRALIYSGDHDMCVPFTGSEAWTRSLGYKIVDEWRPWTSNGQVAGYTQGYENNLTFLTVKGSGHTVPEYKPREAFDLFSRFLAGKPQ, from the exons ATGTCATCTAGCTTTCGACGGTTGGGTGAGACTGAAAGGCCACTTGCTGTCAGAAAAAGAATGTTTGGTCGTGCCTGGCCTCTTAGAGCTCCTGTGAGGGATGGTATTGTTCCAACTTGGCCGGAGCTGATGGATAGTGAAAGTGTTCCGTGTATT AATGATGAGGTTGCTACTGAATGGTTGAACAACGAAACTGTTAGGAAGGCAATCCATGCAGAAACG GATTTTTCATGGGAATTATGCACAAGCAGAATTGAATTTTATCATGATTCTGGAAGTATGATCAAGTACCACAAGAACCTCACTGCAAAGGGTTATCGGGCACTTATATATAG CGGTGATCATGATATGTGTGTTCCTTTCACTGGGAGTGAAGCATGGACTAGATCACTTGGTTATAAGATTGTGGATGAATGGAGGCCATGGACTTCGAACGGACAAGTTGCTGG GTACACACAGGGTTACGAGAATAACCTCACCTTTCTAACTGTAAAG GGGTCTGGACATACAGTTCCAGAGTACAAACCACGAGAGGCGTTTGATTTGTTTAGCCGGTTTTTGGCGGGAAAACCACAATAA